One window from the genome of Desulfovibrio legallii encodes:
- a CDS encoding split-Soret cytochrome c, whose translation MHIGRRDLICGLGGLAVGGAVLGLSGGASFAAGQTQQGGGRFAQAGGDHGWQPHKLDPKLCAEVAYEGYWHKGYGCGYGAFYSIVGLLGEKYGAPYNQFPFTMLEANKGGISDWGTICGALYGAASTFSLFWGRKEVRPMVNELFRWYEKTSLPIYNPGDKAQGFKGDLPKNESDSVLCHISVSKWCAHHKIEATSKQRSERCGRLTADVAAKAVEILNAKIEMGKDYKGAFPVQKSVTYCGECHQTKGNEANWAKGVMDCTPCHSGTKSTADKFNNHP comes from the coding sequence ATGCATATCGGCAGACGAGATCTCATTTGCGGTCTGGGCGGCCTCGCCGTGGGCGGGGCAGTGCTGGGCCTTTCCGGCGGCGCGAGCTTTGCTGCGGGGCAGACGCAGCAGGGCGGGGGCCGCTTTGCTCAGGCGGGCGGGGACCACGGCTGGCAGCCCCACAAGCTGGACCCGAAGCTCTGCGCCGAGGTGGCCTATGAAGGCTACTGGCACAAGGGCTACGGCTGCGGCTACGGGGCCTTTTACAGCATTGTGGGCCTGCTGGGCGAAAAATACGGCGCGCCGTACAATCAGTTTCCCTTTACCATGCTGGAGGCCAACAAGGGCGGCATCTCCGACTGGGGCACCATTTGCGGCGCCCTGTACGGCGCGGCGTCCACCTTTTCCCTGTTCTGGGGCCGCAAAGAGGTGCGCCCCATGGTCAATGAGCTGTTCCGCTGGTACGAAAAAACCTCCCTGCCCATCTACAACCCCGGCGACAAGGCCCAGGGCTTTAAGGGCGATCTGCCCAAGAACGAGTCCGATTCCGTGCTCTGCCACATTTCCGTTTCCAAGTGGTGTGCGCACCATAAGATTGAGGCCACCAGCAAGCAGCGCAGCGAGCGCTGCGGCCGCCTGACTGCGGACGTGGCCGCCAAGGCCGTGGAGATCCTCAACGCCAAGATCGAGATGGGCAAGGACTACAAGGGGGCCTTCCCCGTGCAGAAGTCCGTAACCTATTGCGGCGAATGCCACCAAACCAAGGGCAACGAGGCCAACTGGGCCAAGGGCGTTATGGACTGCACCCCTTGCCACAGCGGCACCAAGTCCACGGCGGACAAATTCAACAACCACCCGTAG
- a CDS encoding methyl-accepting chemotaxis protein — protein sequence MNMTLSTKIAIVYLIALLLACLGVCAGFQWALGPALSDEALWQALGAGLGVTALLGLLGALFIYSRLAPIRQCVLFAEAITQGHEDATLEVYRSDCLGHLAESLRIMVAKLEGQAHWYESILNTLPLSVSVTDNDMAWTFCNTYALKSMDKASQEDVVGRHCSEKGGNICNTPQCGIEQLRRGVKKVINHMPNGKTMQIMLDYLHDAHGNQVGHVEIGEDITARIALEKRAMEAAHQGRMSTVTRLEGVIATLQQAAEGLNAALDDVRKKADVAAGRMSETATAMNEMNSTVLEVAHNAEGAAEAATSVQGHAHDGAGLVTRTIRSMQDVQRQSTGLKGEMSSLDQQAKDIGAVLTLIRDIADQTNLLALNAAIEAARAGDAGRGFAVVADEVRKLAEKTMSATRDVETAIAAIQEGTGNSAATVDSTVAAIEEVSHMAEESGQALARIADLAGDSSSRVSAIAAAATEQSAASDEINRHISEVNTLSAHIVEAMDQAAGQVSHMAEQVDVVSTILDDIRKEDADNTGREE from the coding sequence ATGAATATGACCCTCAGCACCAAAATTGCCATTGTCTATCTTATCGCGCTGCTGCTCGCCTGTCTGGGTGTCTGCGCCGGCTTTCAGTGGGCGCTGGGCCCGGCCCTGAGCGACGAAGCCCTCTGGCAGGCACTGGGCGCTGGGCTTGGCGTGACGGCCCTTCTGGGGCTTCTCGGCGCGCTGTTCATCTACAGCAGGCTCGCCCCCATCCGCCAGTGCGTGCTTTTTGCCGAAGCCATCACTCAGGGGCACGAAGACGCTACCCTGGAGGTCTACCGCTCGGACTGCCTGGGGCATCTGGCCGAATCGCTGCGCATCATGGTCGCCAAGCTGGAAGGCCAGGCCCACTGGTATGAGAGCATCCTCAATACCCTGCCCCTTTCCGTCTCGGTAACGGATAACGACATGGCCTGGACCTTCTGCAACACTTACGCCCTCAAAAGCATGGACAAAGCCAGCCAGGAGGACGTGGTGGGCCGCCACTGCTCCGAAAAAGGCGGCAACATCTGCAATACGCCCCAGTGCGGCATTGAGCAGCTGCGCCGCGGCGTCAAGAAGGTCATTAACCACATGCCCAACGGCAAGACCATGCAGATCATGCTGGATTACCTGCACGACGCCCACGGCAACCAGGTGGGCCATGTGGAAATCGGCGAGGACATCACCGCCCGCATTGCCCTGGAAAAGCGCGCAATGGAAGCCGCCCACCAGGGCCGCATGTCCACCGTCACCAGGCTCGAAGGCGTCATCGCAACCCTGCAGCAGGCCGCCGAGGGCCTCAACGCCGCCCTGGACGACGTACGCAAGAAGGCGGACGTGGCCGCCGGCCGCATGTCCGAAACCGCCACAGCCATGAACGAAATGAACTCCACAGTGCTGGAGGTGGCCCACAACGCCGAAGGCGCGGCCGAGGCCGCCACCTCCGTGCAGGGACACGCCCACGACGGCGCGGGCCTGGTGACGCGCACCATCCGCAGCATGCAGGACGTGCAGCGCCAGTCCACGGGCCTCAAGGGCGAAATGAGCAGCCTGGACCAGCAGGCCAAGGACATCGGCGCCGTGCTCACCCTTATCCGCGACATCGCGGACCAGACCAATCTGCTGGCCCTCAACGCCGCCATTGAGGCGGCCCGCGCGGGCGATGCCGGACGCGGCTTTGCCGTGGTGGCCGACGAGGTGCGCAAACTGGCCGAAAAAACCATGAGCGCCACCAGAGACGTGGAAACGGCCATCGCCGCCATTCAGGAAGGTACCGGCAACAGCGCAGCTACCGTGGACAGCACCGTGGCCGCCATTGAAGAAGTGAGCCACATGGCCGAAGAATCCGGTCAGGCCCTGGCGCGCATCGCCGATCTGGCAGGAGACTCCAGCAGCCGCGTCTCGGCCATTGCCGCCGCCGCCACGGAGCAATCCGCCGCTTCGGACGAGATCAACCGCCACATTTCCGAGGTCAACACCCTGAGCGCCCACATCGTCGAGGCCATGGACCAGGCCGCCGGCCAGGTGTCCCATATGGCGGAGCAGGTGGACGTGGTCTCCACCATCCTGGACGACATCCGCAAGGAAGACGCCGACAACACCGGGCGGGAGGAGTAG